Sequence from the Maribellus comscasis genome:
CATCCATGTTGCCAAACAAAGCAGGAATGATAATTAAATCTGTTTTGTCAACCTCATCAATCAATTTATCAGGATGGATGCTGTAGCGTCCTTTATTTAACCGAACACCGTTGGATACTCCAACCAACTGAACATCAAACATCGAAGGTTTTCCTTTTACATTTAAAAAATAGTTTACGGTTTCAAAACAATATTGCGGATCAGCAATAGACTGAATGACTGTATTTTCAGTTACTAAAATTGATATTTTTTTCATTTCAAAGCATTAAAAGACTAAATTGTCGTAATTTACCTAAAATTTGTCGTTTTTACACATCAATAAATTTTTTGAACGAAAGTAATTTTGTTTTAATAAAAGAGAAACGACGAATAGAACAAAAATAACAATGCAAAAAAAAGAAAAAACATTCATTACTGTTTCAACAAAAATCGAAGCACCTGTTCAGAAAGTATGGGATTTATGGACGCAGCCAAATCACATTATTAACTGGAATTTTGCATCAGATGACTGGCACTGTCCCTGGGCAAAAAATGACATTCGCGAAGGAGGAAAATTTATTTGGCGGATGGAAGCAAAGGACGGAACCTTTGGATTCGATTTTAGTGGCGGGTATGATCTCATTAAAGAAAATGAACAGATTGAAGAAACGCTCGATGACGAACGTAAGGTAAAAATAACTTTTAGGGAAGAAGGTGACCAAACCTATGTTACCGAGGTTTTTGAAGCCGAAACACAAAATCCGCTTGAAATGCAAAAAGCAGGTTGGCAGGCAATTCTGGACAATTTCAAAAAACATGCAGAAGCCAATGCAAAATTTGAAAGAGTACATTTTGAAATTGAAATTGAGGCAAATCCGGAAAAAGTATACACTACAATGCTCGATAAAAAATACTGGAAAGACTGGACTTACATTTTTAATCCAACTTCTGATTTTTTGGGATCCTGGGAAAAAGGTGAAAAAATCGTTTTCTTCGGAACAGGAGAAGATGGAAAAACAGGCGGGATGGTAGGTATAATTGAAGATAACATTTCCAATCAACTAGTAAATATTTGTTACGTCGGTATTATAAAAGACGGAAAAGAAATCACTGAAGGTCCCGAAGTAGACAAATGGGCTGGCGGCCATGAAATCTACACTTTTGAAGACAAAAATGGAAACACACTGTTAAAAGTGGATTTTGACTCTACTTCGGATTTCAAAAAATATTTTACGGAAACTTACCCCAAAGCGTTGGAGCAGTTAAAAACAATATGCGAACAATAAAATTATTCACACTAAAAATTCACAATTATGGCAACAGTAAATGTTTATCTCAATTTTCCCGGCAATACCGAGGAAGCATTTTTATTTTATCAATCGGTTTTTGGAACTGATTTTTTTGGCGAAGGCATTATGCGTTTTAAAGATGTTCCTCCATCAGCCGACATGCCTCCTATGCCCGACGGAGTTGAAAAT
This genomic interval carries:
- a CDS encoding SRPBCC domain-containing protein → MQKKEKTFITVSTKIEAPVQKVWDLWTQPNHIINWNFASDDWHCPWAKNDIREGGKFIWRMEAKDGTFGFDFSGGYDLIKENEQIEETLDDERKVKITFREEGDQTYVTEVFEAETQNPLEMQKAGWQAILDNFKKHAEANAKFERVHFEIEIEANPEKVYTTMLDKKYWKDWTYIFNPTSDFLGSWEKGEKIVFFGTGEDGKTGGMVGIIEDNISNQLVNICYVGIIKDGKEITEGPEVDKWAGGHEIYTFEDKNGNTLLKVDFDSTSDFKKYFTETYPKALEQLKTICEQ